The following proteins come from a genomic window of Microbacterium lemovicicum:
- a CDS encoding FHA domain-containing protein FhaB/FipA codes for MSELTLLLLRIGFLVVLWAFVFAVVYSLRADLFGVKVRRMPEPAAAAPAPAAAKGAGATAPVAPVAAAKAPRSEAKGGMATTSTVSRIVITSGPKAGLELPLGTEPLTIGRSSESGLVIRDDYTSSHHARLVLWGDQWMVQDLDSTNGTWHDGARVASPVPVTVGAPIKVGATTFELRK; via the coding sequence ATGAGCGAACTCACCCTCCTCCTCCTGCGCATCGGCTTCCTCGTGGTGCTGTGGGCGTTCGTCTTCGCCGTCGTCTACTCGCTCCGCGCCGACCTGTTCGGCGTGAAGGTGCGGCGGATGCCGGAGCCCGCCGCCGCCGCTCCCGCCCCTGCCGCCGCGAAGGGCGCCGGCGCGACCGCACCGGTGGCGCCCGTCGCCGCCGCGAAGGCCCCCCGGTCCGAGGCCAAGGGCGGCATGGCGACGACCTCGACCGTGTCGCGCATCGTCATCACCAGCGGACCGAAGGCGGGGCTCGAGCTGCCGCTGGGCACCGAGCCGCTCACCATCGGGCGCTCGAGCGAGTCGGGCCTGGTCATCCGCGACGACTACACCTCGAGCCATCACGCGCGCCTCGTGCTGTGGGGCGACCAGTGGATGGTGCAGGACCTCGACTCCACGAACGGCACCTGGCACGACGGCGCCCGCGTCGCCTCGCCCGTGCCGGTGACCGTCGGCGCACCCATCAAGGTCGGCGCCACGACCTTCGAGCTGCGGAAGTAG
- a CDS encoding FtsW/RodA/SpoVE family cell cycle protein, producing MTATSTGQVSTDTAVVRALRRIRGPQTQRNRELGLLVFALVITASAVALVQLGAAGVIDPKFLIYCGGLAALVIALHIVLRLRARDADSFVVPIATLLTGLGIAMIYRLDVAGGRHGWNAFSTRQLAWAGIAVVAAIIVVVAMRNYRVLFRYTYVSGFIGVGLLLLPFVPGLGTDANADVWVSLGFFSFQPGELAKIALAIFFAGYLVRTRESLSSVGTRFLGMTWPRARELGPLLVLWLVSLGIIVLQRDLGTGLLIFGMFVAMLYVATGKTSWVVIGVVLAAAGAFLASRVLPYVGARFDNWLDAFNPDRMDGPSYQLVQGIFGLAQGGLIGTGLGQGRPYLTPVAESDYILPALGEEIGLIGVFAILCLYMVFASRGVRIGLAGQDDFGKLLATGLSFTIALQVFIMVGGVTRLIPLTGLTTPFLAAGGSSLVANWIIVAFLLRISDVVRSRPRVVIG from the coding sequence ATGACCGCGACCTCGACCGGACAGGTGTCGACCGACACCGCCGTCGTCCGTGCGCTGCGCCGCATCCGCGGCCCGCAGACCCAGCGCAACCGCGAACTCGGCCTGCTCGTGTTCGCCCTCGTCATCACCGCCTCGGCCGTCGCTCTCGTGCAGCTCGGCGCCGCGGGCGTCATCGACCCCAAGTTCCTCATCTACTGCGGCGGACTGGCCGCGCTGGTGATCGCCCTGCACATCGTGCTGCGCCTGCGGGCTCGCGACGCCGACTCGTTCGTCGTCCCGATCGCCACGCTGCTCACCGGACTCGGCATCGCGATGATCTACCGATTGGATGTCGCGGGCGGGCGTCACGGGTGGAACGCGTTCTCCACGCGGCAGCTGGCCTGGGCCGGCATCGCGGTGGTCGCGGCCATCATCGTCGTGGTGGCGATGCGCAACTACCGCGTGCTGTTCCGCTACACCTACGTGTCGGGCTTCATCGGCGTCGGGCTGCTCCTGCTGCCGTTCGTTCCGGGCCTCGGCACCGACGCGAACGCCGACGTGTGGGTGTCGCTGGGCTTCTTCTCGTTCCAGCCCGGCGAGCTCGCCAAGATCGCGCTGGCCATCTTCTTCGCCGGCTATCTCGTCCGCACGCGCGAGAGCCTGTCGTCCGTCGGCACGCGCTTCCTCGGCATGACCTGGCCGCGCGCGCGTGAGCTCGGCCCCCTGCTCGTGCTGTGGCTCGTGTCGCTCGGCATCATCGTGCTGCAGCGCGACCTCGGCACCGGCCTGCTCATCTTCGGCATGTTCGTGGCGATGCTCTATGTCGCGACCGGCAAGACCAGCTGGGTCGTCATCGGCGTCGTGCTCGCGGCGGCCGGCGCCTTCCTCGCGTCACGCGTGCTGCCGTATGTCGGCGCGCGCTTCGACAACTGGCTGGACGCGTTCAACCCCGACCGCATGGACGGGCCGAGCTACCAGCTCGTCCAGGGCATCTTCGGTCTCGCCCAGGGCGGCCTCATCGGCACGGGTCTCGGCCAGGGACGGCCGTACCTCACGCCGGTCGCCGAGAGCGACTACATCCTCCCCGCCCTCGGCGAGGAGATCGGCCTCATCGGCGTCTTCGCGATCCTCTGCCTGTACATGGTCTTCGCGAGCCGCGGCGTCCGCATCGGCCTCGCCGGTCAGGACGACTTCGGCAAGCTGCTGGCGACGGGGCTGTCGTTCACGATCGCCCTGCAGGTCTTCATCATGGTCGGCGGCGTCACGCGCCTCATCCCCCTGACCGGTCTGACGACGCCGTTCCTGGCCGCGGGCGGCTCGTCACTCGTGGCCAACTGGATCATCGTGGCCTTCCTCCTGCGCATCTCCGACGTCGTGCGCAGCCGACCCCGGGTGGTGATCGGCTGA
- a CDS encoding PP2C family protein-serine/threonine phosphatase, with translation MVFQGSSAAISHTGKVRSNNQDSGYSGSNLFAVADGMGGHAGGDVASSIAIGRLQSLDVTYGSTAQAESALRDAIGDVATELIDTVAVRPELAGMGTTVSALIMVDGFAVLAHIGDSRVYLYRDDALTQITTDHTFVQRLVDSGRITPEEARYHPRRSVLMRVLGDMDPDPEVDTFIMPTQPGDRWLLCSDGLSGVVDDPHTAKALAQGLAPGRTADTLLRQALDAGAPDNVTIVIVDVGGQHPLFSGTPTIVGSASNPTGIEVPAARSGRGNWLHPNRQAANEPTHFEPAAEFLEELIEEDRRRARRRRIGWIVGLVVVIALLIGGLVVAYQWTQTRFFVGADRGTVAIYRGVQQNLGPIALSSIYEDTGIDLEDLPSFTRGTVEGTITAQSLDDARSIVDRLRDTASGGQ, from the coding sequence ATGGTCTTCCAGGGCTCGAGCGCCGCGATCTCGCACACCGGCAAGGTGCGCTCCAACAACCAGGACTCCGGGTACTCCGGATCGAACCTGTTCGCCGTCGCCGACGGCATGGGCGGCCACGCCGGCGGCGACGTCGCCTCCTCCATCGCCATCGGACGCCTGCAGAGCCTGGACGTCACCTACGGCTCCACCGCCCAGGCGGAGTCGGCGCTGAGGGACGCGATCGGCGACGTCGCGACCGAGCTCATCGACACCGTGGCGGTGCGCCCCGAGCTCGCGGGCATGGGCACGACCGTCAGCGCCCTCATCATGGTCGACGGCTTCGCGGTGCTCGCCCACATCGGCGACTCCCGCGTCTACCTCTACCGCGACGACGCCCTCACGCAGATCACGACGGACCACACCTTCGTGCAGCGCCTCGTCGACTCCGGCCGCATCACGCCGGAGGAGGCCCGCTACCACCCGCGCCGCTCGGTGCTCATGCGCGTGCTCGGCGACATGGACCCCGACCCCGAGGTCGACACGTTCATCATGCCGACGCAGCCCGGCGACCGCTGGCTGCTCTGCTCCGACGGGCTGTCGGGCGTCGTCGACGACCCGCACACGGCCAAGGCGCTCGCGCAGGGTCTCGCACCCGGTCGCACCGCCGACACGCTTCTGCGCCAGGCTCTGGATGCCGGTGCCCCCGACAACGTCACCATCGTCATCGTCGACGTCGGGGGGCAGCATCCGCTCTTCTCGGGCACGCCCACGATCGTCGGCTCCGCCTCCAACCCCACGGGCATCGAGGTGCCGGCCGCCCGCTCGGGTCGCGGCAACTGGCTGCACCCGAACCGTCAGGCCGCCAACGAGCCGACTCACTTCGAGCCCGCCGCCGAGTTCCTCGAGGAGCTCATCGAGGAGGACCGCCGCCGCGCCCGTCGCCGGCGGATCGGCTGGATCGTCGGCCTCGTCGTCGTCATCGCGCTCCTCATCGGGGGGCTGGTCGTCGCCTACCAGTGGACCCAGACGCGGTTCTTCGTCGGCGCCGACCGCGGCACCGTGGCCATCTACCGCGGCGTGCAGCAGAACCTCGGCCCGATCGCGCTGTCGTCGATCTACGAAGACACCGGCATCGACCTCGAGGACCTGCCGTCCTTCACCCGCGGCACCGTGGAGGGCACCATCACCGCACAGTCCCTCGACGACGCGCGGAGCATCGTCGACCGCCTCCGCGACACCGCCTCAGGAGGACAGTGA